From a region of the Pan paniscus chromosome 19, NHGRI_mPanPan1-v2.0_pri, whole genome shotgun sequence genome:
- the EMC6 gene encoding ER membrane protein complex subunit 6: MAAVVAKREGPPFISEAAVRGNAAVLDYCRTSVSALSGATAGILGLTGLYGFIFYLLASVLLSLLLILKAGRRWNKYFKSRRPLFTGGLIGGLFTYVLFWTFLYGMVHVY; the protein is encoded by the coding sequence ATGGCCGCGGTGGTGGCCAAGCGGGAAGGGCCGCCGTTCATCAGCGAGGCGGCCGTGCGGGGCAACGCCGCCGTCCTGGATTATTGCCGGACCTCGGTGTCAGCGCTGTCGGGGGCCACGGCCGGCATCCTCGGCCTCACCGGCCTCTACGGCTTCATCTTCTACCTGCTCGCCTCCGTCCTGCTCTCCCTGCTCCTCATTCTCAAGGCGGGAAGGAGGTGGAACAAATATTTCAAATCACGGAGACCTCTCTTTACAGGAGGCCTCATCGGGGGCCTCTTCACCTACGTCCTGTTCTGGACGTTCCTCTACGGCATGGTGCACGTCTACTGA
- the TAX1BP3 gene encoding tax1-binding protein 3 — MSYIPGQPVTAVVQRVEIHKLRQGENLILGFSIGGGIDQDPSQNPFSEDKTDKGIYVTRVSEGGPAEIAGLQIGDKIMQVNGWDMTMVTHDQARKRLTKRSEEVVRLLVTRQSLQKAVQQSMLS, encoded by the exons ATGTCCTACATCCCGGGCCAGCCGGTCACCGCCGTGGTG CAAAGAGTTGAAATTCACAAGCTGCGTCAAGGTGAGAACTTAATCCTGGGTTTCAGCATTGGAGGTGGAATCGACCAGGATCCTTCCCAGAATCCCTTCTCTGAAGACAAGACGGACAAG GGTATTTATGTCACACGGGTGTCTGAAGGAGGCCCTGCTGAAATCGCTGGGCTGCAGATTGGAGACAAGATCATGCAG GTGAACGGCTGGGACATGACCATGGTCACACACGACCAGGCCCGCAAGCGGCTCACCAAGCGCTCGGAGGAGGTGGTGCGCCTGCTGGTGACGCGGCAGTCGCTGCAGAAGGCCGTGCAGCAGTCCATGCTGTCCTAG